From a single Collibacillus ludicampi genomic region:
- a CDS encoding NAD(+)/NADH kinase, with protein sequence MKTIGLAVNQAKPKAIPVTKELIRLIEEQGASVYVDADVADLVDRKDRALHIEQFPGKVDLVFVLGGDGTLLGMARRLAPFGLPMLGINVGNLGFLSEAEPDDLKKAVCRVLNGDFALEKRMMLETSIEREGRIIQSAIGLNDIGIAKRSFGRMVTLRIFVDDMYVETYSGDGLIISSPTGSTAYSLSCGGPIVSPHMQVILLTPICPHRLSTRPIVISGEQVVRVEVSASHHDIGVSVDGQIGFTLSRNDTVIVKKAKYETTLIKWKEREFFDVLRKKLREPLDM encoded by the coding sequence ATGAAGACGATCGGATTGGCAGTGAACCAAGCAAAACCGAAGGCGATCCCTGTCACGAAGGAATTGATACGCTTGATTGAAGAACAAGGGGCGAGCGTCTATGTGGATGCGGATGTAGCTGACCTCGTTGATCGGAAGGACCGCGCTTTACATATTGAGCAATTCCCGGGTAAAGTAGATCTTGTATTCGTGCTCGGTGGCGATGGAACATTGCTCGGTATGGCTCGCCGCTTGGCACCTTTCGGTTTGCCTATGTTGGGGATTAATGTAGGAAATCTCGGTTTTCTTTCTGAAGCCGAACCTGATGATTTGAAAAAAGCTGTTTGCCGTGTTCTTAATGGGGATTTTGCGTTGGAGAAACGCATGATGTTGGAAACAAGCATAGAGAGAGAAGGTCGCATCATTCAATCGGCCATTGGTTTAAATGATATCGGCATCGCCAAACGCTCATTCGGACGAATGGTGACATTGCGTATTTTCGTCGATGATATGTATGTGGAAACCTATTCGGGCGATGGCTTAATCATTTCATCTCCTACCGGTTCTACCGCATATTCGCTTTCTTGCGGCGGGCCGATCGTTTCTCCGCATATGCAAGTGATTTTGTTGACGCCTATTTGTCCGCATCGCCTAAGTACGCGACCGATCGTGATTTCGGGTGAGCAGGTGGTGCGCGTTGAAGTATCCGCTTCCCATCACGATATAGGAGTGTCTGTTGACGGACAGATCGGATTCACACTATCGCGTAATGATACGGTTATTGTCAAAAAAGCTAAGTACGAAACGACTCTCATCAAATGGAAGGAACGGGAATTCTTTGACGTTCTCCGCAAAAAATTACGTGAGCCACTTGATATGTAA
- the recN gene encoding DNA repair protein RecN, which yields MVTLLQELFIRNFALIEEVRLTFDSGLTILTGETGAGKSIILDALGLIVGGRASSEMVRQGAEKAIIEALFIIDQNRDAWLQLFNDMGFEWNEDDTLVVTREVSASGKNVCRVNGRIVTVQMLRQIGKRLLDIVGQHENQSLLRVEDQLDLLDAFGGSEISALRREVSDLYHRFNDARRVLRDAQLGEKERMQRIDILRFQMDEIDAAGFTPGEDVRLEEERRMLAHAEKLYASAANAYAVLYQGSERQHSILDLLYRVLQDLETAERYDASLAPIVELIKTAGYQLEEAAHDLRSYRDTVESNPARLRELEERIALLSRLQKKYGENVEAILQYAEKIRTELYELENHEEHIVKLQQELEKIGKQLAEKALLLSEKRKEVAEDLSELVMGELTNLMMPKTQFAIHFQEFSDADGICVGNRWVHVSETGIDRIEFLFSPNIGEPLRPLAKIASGGELSRTMLALTTLLSDVAGVQTLVFDEVDTGISGRAAQAVAEKLSIVSETKQVICVTHLPQVACMADTHYQIVKHQTGQRTYTEVTCLSEEERIEELARMLSGPELTDTTRKAAEEMLRLARLVKTG from the coding sequence GTGGTGACTTTGTTACAGGAGTTATTCATCCGTAATTTCGCTTTGATTGAAGAAGTCCGTCTGACGTTTGACAGTGGACTCACGATTCTGACGGGAGAAACGGGAGCGGGTAAATCGATCATCCTGGACGCATTAGGATTGATTGTGGGTGGACGAGCCTCTTCCGAGATGGTAAGGCAAGGCGCGGAAAAAGCGATCATTGAGGCTCTTTTCATCATTGACCAAAATCGGGACGCATGGTTGCAATTATTCAACGATATGGGTTTCGAGTGGAATGAAGACGATACTTTAGTTGTTACGCGTGAAGTGAGCGCGTCAGGGAAAAATGTCTGTCGGGTCAACGGACGCATCGTTACCGTACAGATGTTGCGCCAAATAGGAAAGCGGCTTTTGGATATCGTCGGTCAGCATGAAAACCAGTCTCTATTGCGTGTAGAAGATCAATTGGATTTGCTGGATGCGTTCGGCGGTTCCGAAATCTCGGCACTTCGGCGAGAAGTCAGTGACTTATACCACAGATTTAACGATGCCCGCCGCGTTTTACGCGATGCCCAACTCGGTGAGAAGGAACGGATGCAACGCATCGACATTCTCCGCTTTCAAATGGATGAAATCGATGCAGCGGGGTTTACACCGGGGGAAGATGTACGGTTAGAAGAAGAAAGGCGAATGTTAGCCCATGCCGAGAAACTGTATGCTTCCGCAGCAAATGCTTACGCTGTATTGTATCAAGGAAGCGAACGGCAACATTCAATCCTGGATCTGTTGTACCGAGTCCTGCAAGATTTGGAGACTGCCGAACGATATGATGCATCCTTGGCTCCGATCGTCGAACTGATTAAAACAGCCGGTTACCAATTAGAAGAGGCAGCGCACGACCTGCGTTCCTATCGCGATACGGTGGAGAGTAACCCAGCACGTTTAAGAGAATTGGAAGAACGGATTGCTCTACTTTCCCGCTTGCAGAAAAAATACGGGGAAAACGTGGAAGCGATCTTACAATACGCCGAAAAGATTCGAACGGAACTCTATGAGCTCGAAAACCATGAAGAGCATATCGTCAAGCTTCAGCAGGAATTGGAGAAGATCGGGAAACAGTTGGCGGAGAAAGCGCTGTTATTGTCGGAAAAACGGAAAGAGGTTGCGGAAGACCTATCCGAGCTTGTCATGGGCGAATTGACAAATCTGATGATGCCAAAAACCCAATTTGCCATACACTTTCAGGAATTTTCAGATGCAGATGGCATTTGTGTGGGCAACCGTTGGGTGCATGTTTCGGAGACGGGTATTGACCGGATCGAATTTTTATTTTCCCCCAATATTGGTGAACCCCTGCGTCCCCTCGCAAAGATTGCTTCTGGCGGAGAGCTCTCCCGAACGATGCTCGCCCTTACAACCCTTCTGTCCGATGTGGCTGGCGTCCAGACGCTTGTTTTTGATGAAGTGGATACCGGTATTTCTGGACGGGCGGCACAAGCGGTCGCGGAAAAATTATCGATCGTATCCGAAACCAAACAGGTGATCTGCGTGACCCATTTGCCGCAGGTCGCTTGTATGGCCGACACACATTATCAAATCGTTAAACATCAGACAGGACAGAGAACGTATACCGAAGTTACCTGCTTGAGTGAAGAGGAGCGGATCGAAGAGTTAGCGCGCATGTTATCCGGTCCGGAACTGACAGACACCACTCGAAAAGCGGCTGAAGAAATGCTTCGTCTTGCACGGTTAGTGAAGACGGGATAA
- the ahrC gene encoding transcriptional regulator AhrC/ArgR, producing MKGQRLLKIRELVSTRDIETQEELVELLREAGFQVTQATISRDIKELHLVKVPTTDGRYKYALPAEPTYNPEAKLRRLLIDSFVSIDRAENLIVMKTLPGNAHAVGALIDAMDWNDILGTICGDDTILIISRSSERASDIVNRFLSFI from the coding sequence ATGAAAGGACAACGGTTGCTCAAAATCCGGGAACTTGTTTCCACGCGTGACATTGAAACACAAGAGGAACTGGTGGAGTTGCTACGCGAAGCAGGATTTCAAGTGACACAAGCGACGATCTCGCGTGATATCAAAGAATTGCATCTCGTTAAAGTGCCTACAACAGACGGTCGTTATAAGTATGCGCTGCCCGCAGAACCAACCTATAACCCGGAAGCGAAATTAAGAAGATTGCTGATTGATAGCTTCGTATCGATCGACCGTGCTGAGAATCTGATCGTAATGAAGACACTTCCCGGAAACGCTCATGCAGTCGGTGCATTGATCGACGCAATGGATTGGAACGATATACTAGGTACCATTTGTGGAGATGATACGATTCTCATTATTAGTCGTTCATCCGAGCGGGCGTCTGATATTGTGAATCGTTTTTTGTCTTTTATTTGA